The following is a genomic window from Saprospiraceae bacterium.
GAGATGTAGGTCCATATGTCCCTGCAAAAGTCAATTAATATTGTATTGATCCTGCACCAGGATTGGAATATCGCAGCATGATCGTCATAATGGGCAATTTGTGTGGTGTATTGAGAACGCCTGAGTCCCAATTTTTGAGTAAATTCATTTCCAAACTTGATCCAGTCTATATCGGGGTAGCTGACTTTATGAGCATTAAAATTGCCTGAGGCTCCTCCAAATTTACATTTTATTCGGATGGCATTCATTATTTGAATTTCATCTTCAAGCCTTTCAATAAAAACCATCAATTCCTTTCCAAGTGTAGTGGGAGATGCCGGCTGTCCGTGGGTGCGTGCCAGCATGGGCAAACCTTGATATTTCATTGCTTTATCTTTTATTTGTTCCAATACTTCATACAAAGCAGGCTGCATGATATCTTCCATCCCCGACTTTATCATCATTGGAAACGCCGTATTATTGATATCCTGAGAAGTCAGACCAAAGTGCACAAATTCCTTAAGCTGACCAAAACCTGCCGATTCAAGCTTGTCTTTTATCAAATATTCCACAGCTTTAACATCATGATTGGTTGTTTTTTCAATATTTTTGATGTTTTCAGCATCGCTTACAGAAAATTTTGAAATGATTTCATCCAATGACGTAAAAAAAGTCTTACCCACATCTTTCAACTGAGGCAGAGGCAGATGTGCCAATGCCTTCAGATATTCGACCTCAATAATGACCCGATATTTGATCAATGCATATTCTGAAAAATATTCAGACAGTACAGCGGTAGCCTGATGGTATCTGCCATCAAGTGGCGAAACGGATTTGAGCATATCGTTTAATTTTCTTTTGTTTTATCAATCATGTTTGACATCGATTCTTCTCTGCGCTTAATGAAATAATAGCTTTCAGTCTGACTTCTTACGGCGATGTCATCTTTGTTTTTCCTGTATTTATTGGACAAGGAAGCATCAAGGATCCTGGATTTTGTATCATCGTTGAGTTGGATATTCATGATAGTGATGATTTCTTTTGCGATATCGTGATCGAAAACAGGAAAAAGTGTTTCCACCCTGAAATGTAAATTTCTTACCATCCAATCGGCTGAAGACAAATATACTTCCTGATCACCATTATTATGAAAAACAAAAACCCTGCTGTGTTCAAGATATCTGTCCACAATGGAATAAGCTTCGATATTTTCACTCAGATTTTTTTGTCCGGCCACCAGACAGCAAATCCCTCTTATCAGGAGCTTGATTTTTACACCTGCCTTACTGGCATCATAGAGCAAATTGATCATTTCTTCGTCCTGCAGACTATTCATTTTCAGGATCATTCTGGCTTTTTTACCTTTTTTGGCAAATTCTATTTCTCTTTTGATCAGGCTGATAAATTTTTCTTTCAGATTGAAAAGACCTACTCCAAGATACTGAAAATGTATATTATGTTTATGTTTTGTTTCCAGATATGTAAAAACTCTGGCCACTTCAGACGTTATCCTTTTATCATTTGTAAAAATTCCAAAGTCAGAGTAAATCTTTGCTGTATCTTCATGAAAGTTGCCTGTACCGAGGTAGGCATAAAGATTGGGCATACCATCTTCGAGTCTGCGTATTAGTGCCAGTTTTGAGTGCACCTTAAATCCAGGCATACTGTAATAAACAGTTACACCGGCATTTTCCAGTTCTTCACCCCATTTTAGGTTTGCCTCTTCATCAAATCTTGCTTTCACCTCAATAAAAGTGCTCACTTGTTTACCATTTTTGACAGCATCCTTGATAGCTCCCATAATTCTGGAAACCTTGGCCACCCGGTACTGGATGATTTTGATATGCGTGACATCCGGATCAATTGCAGCATTTTCAAAAAATTTAATAACAGAATCATAACTATGGTAAGGCAAATGAAGTAATTTGTCTTTTTCTCCTATTTTTTCAAATATTGATGCCGCATCTTCCAGTTCATCGATTGTGACAGGTGATAAAACCGGATCTTTCAGATGAGTCATCTCAAATGATGGAAATTTAAAAAAATCAGAATTGTTATGATACCTTCCTTCCGGTAAGAGATCCAGCTGATCGATTTCAAATACATCCATCAAATACTGCAAAAAATGTTTAGGCATGCCTCTGTCATAAATCATTCTGGAAGCTACACCGATGCTTCTTTTGGTCAGGCTCTTCTTTATTTTAGCCAGCAAGTCACCGGAATACTCATCATCTATGTACAATTCTGCATCTCTTGTCAGTTTAATACTGTAAGAGTCCAGTATATTATAGCCTGGAAATATCAACCTCACACTATGCCTGACAGCATCATCCAGCATGAGCACTTGTTTTGATCTGGTATGGCCTG
Proteins encoded in this region:
- the purB gene encoding adenylosuccinate lyase, with protein sequence MLKSVSPLDGRYHQATAVLSEYFSEYALIKYRVIIEVEYLKALAHLPLPQLKDVGKTFFTSLDEIISKFSVSDAENIKNIEKTTNHDVKAVEYLIKDKLESAGFGQLKEFVHFGLTSQDINNTAFPMMIKSGMEDIMQPALYEVLEQIKDKAMKYQGLPMLARTHGQPASPTTLGKELMVFIERLEDEIQIMNAIRIKCKFGGASGNFNAHKVSYPDIDWIKFGNEFTQKLGLRRSQYTTQIAHYDDHAAIFQSWCRINTILIDFCRDIWTYISMEYFKQKTKEGEIGSSAMPHKVNPIDFENAEGNLGIANAIFQHLAEKLPISRLQRDLTDSTVLRNVGVPFGHSIIAYKSIIKGIGKLLVNNTAMDQDLENNWAVVAEAIQNILRREQYPEPYEALKSLTRGKGGITKESMHEFILGLKLSKDIEDELLAITPQNYVGYY
- the ppk1 gene encoding polyphosphate kinase 1; the encoded protein is MTKYIHRDISWLSFNYRVLQEAKDPSVPLLERLKFLAIYSSNLDEFFRIRVANHRNLARADKSTLKNIDFAPDVVLREILKIANKQQEEFSLIFDKQIRPELKKNGIQLVSWRKLTKPQIEFVDTYFNEYLLPFVQPVILAGKKIKPFLNNGALYLALHLHSKDALKPVSEYAIVKIPSDHLSRFVELPTGHTRSKQVLMLDDAVRHSVRLIFPGYNILDSYSIKLTRDAELYIDDEYSGDLLAKIKKSLTKRSIGVASRMIYDRGMPKHFLQYLMDVFEIDQLDLLPEGRYHNNSDFFKFPSFEMTHLKDPVLSPVTIDELEDAASIFEKIGEKDKLLHLPYHSYDSVIKFFENAAIDPDVTHIKIIQYRVAKVSRIMGAIKDAVKNGKQVSTFIEVKARFDEEANLKWGEELENAGVTVYYSMPGFKVHSKLALIRRLEDGMPNLYAYLGTGNFHEDTAKIYSDFGIFTNDKRITSEVARVFTYLETKHKHNIHFQYLGVGLFNLKEKFISLIKREIEFAKKGKKARMILKMNSLQDEEMINLLYDASKAGVKIKLLIRGICCLVAGQKNLSENIEAYSIVDRYLEHSRVFVFHNNGDQEVYLSSADWMVRNLHFRVETLFPVFDHDIAKEIITIMNIQLNDDTKSRILDASLSNKYRKNKDDIAVRSQTESYYFIKRREESMSNMIDKTKEN